In Acidobacteriota bacterium, the following proteins share a genomic window:
- a CDS encoding TlyA family RNA methyltransferase, with the protein MDHHRPQKIRLDRLLVERGLAESRQKAQALILAGQVMVDEQKVEKCGTTVNAEAGLRLLGETLRYVSRGGLKLEAALNHFGIDPIGKICLDIGASTGGFTDCLLQRGAARVFAVDAGTNQLDWKLRHDPRVTVMEKTNARYLGFDQIGVRVALVTMDVSFISSTLILPEIPPLLEESGDLLVLVKPQFEVGPGHVGKGGVVRDPQLHEEAVSKVARKAAGLGFIGKGRVESALQGAAGNREFFLHAIWPKSV; encoded by the coding sequence ATGGATCATCATCGGCCGCAAAAAATCCGGCTTGACCGGCTTCTGGTGGAGCGTGGGCTGGCCGAGTCTCGCCAGAAGGCCCAGGCGCTGATCCTTGCCGGCCAGGTGATGGTGGATGAGCAGAAAGTTGAAAAATGCGGGACAACGGTCAACGCAGAGGCAGGGCTGCGGTTGCTGGGTGAAACGCTCCGTTACGTCAGCCGGGGTGGGCTGAAGCTTGAGGCTGCTCTCAACCATTTCGGCATTGATCCTATTGGCAAGATCTGCCTGGACATCGGCGCATCCACTGGCGGCTTTACCGATTGCCTGCTTCAGCGTGGGGCTGCCAGGGTCTTCGCCGTGGACGCGGGGACCAACCAGCTCGACTGGAAACTGCGGCATGATCCGCGGGTGACGGTGATGGAAAAGACCAACGCGCGTTACCTTGGGTTTGATCAGATCGGCGTCAGGGTAGCGCTGGTTACCATGGATGTTTCATTCATTTCCTCCACGTTGATTCTTCCCGAGATTCCTCCGCTGCTTGAAGAAAGCGGTGACCTTCTGGTGCTGGTCAAGCCGCAATTTGAAGTGGGACCTGGCCATGTAGGCAAAGGCGGCGTCGTGCGCGATCCCCAGCTTCACGAGGAAGCCGTTTCGAAGGTTGCGCGAAAGGCAGCCGGTTTGGGGTTCATCGGGAAGGGCCGCGTTGAGAGCGCCTTGCAGGGAGCTGCGGGAAATCGTGAATTTTTCCTGCATGCTATTTGGCCGAAAAGTGTCTAG
- a CDS encoding GAF domain-containing protein yields the protein MPQVVKTPVRPLGATELLALLMEVGEQVTSTLDFDVLMVRIAELVKRVIDYKVFAILLLNEKTQELKIRSSVGHQEERVRSLRIKAGEGIVGRAVLERKSILVNDVKTEPSYIEAVPGIRSELAVPLILSNRVIGVVDLEADAPDFFTDQHVNLLELLAGRMAMAIENARLYRRSLRQARTLQLLNEISRELSSVLVLSELLRKIGTLSKRLVNYHRFSIMLADEQAKAFNSVLTLRQDESLPDKTTVRFGEGIVGAAANSLEPIVAQDVSRDPRYIRIYPDTKSEMAVPLIYRGRVIGVVDLESSSVNYFTEEHVRIFSTLGPQIAIAIENARLYERVLRSESRLERDLKRAQEIQMLLMPGTSPNIPGLEIDLRFQPARQLGGDLYDFLNYGKDRHLLAVGDVSGKGAPAALYGALAGGMLRSLAPQRLPIPEMLRKLNTTLLERRVEGHFITIVCAVWESKSMTLRLANAGMPLPLLIRDGRSRPIQAEGIPLGLLEQTEYQEISLQLKKGDLLAFFSDGLVEAMNPELQEFGGQNLARLLRENAKRPLREIINLLFDEIARFEGGRPPRDDQTLVMARVR from the coding sequence ATGCCGCAAGTAGTCAAAACACCGGTGCGCCCCCTCGGAGCAACCGAACTGCTGGCGCTGCTGATGGAAGTCGGCGAGCAGGTCACATCCACGCTCGACTTCGATGTGTTGATGGTGCGCATTGCAGAACTTGTCAAGCGCGTCATCGACTACAAGGTTTTTGCCATCCTTCTCCTGAATGAAAAAACCCAGGAACTTAAAATCCGCTCCAGCGTCGGCCATCAGGAAGAGCGTGTCAGAAGCCTTCGCATCAAAGCAGGAGAAGGGATTGTGGGACGGGCGGTCCTCGAACGCAAATCGATCCTGGTGAACGACGTCAAGACCGAGCCGTCTTATATCGAAGCTGTGCCCGGCATCAGGTCTGAACTGGCGGTCCCGTTGATCCTGAGCAATCGCGTGATCGGCGTCGTCGACCTGGAGGCGGATGCTCCGGATTTCTTTACCGATCAACACGTCAATTTGCTTGAACTCCTGGCCGGACGCATGGCTATGGCCATCGAAAACGCCCGGCTCTACCGCCGCAGCCTCCGCCAGGCCCGAACGCTGCAGCTACTGAATGAAATCAGCCGCGAGCTAAGCTCTGTGCTGGTCCTAAGCGAACTGCTTCGCAAGATCGGAACGCTGAGCAAGCGGCTGGTGAATTATCATCGGTTCAGCATCATGCTGGCGGATGAACAGGCCAAGGCCTTTAACTCTGTATTGACACTGCGGCAGGATGAAAGCCTTCCGGACAAGACGACGGTCCGTTTTGGCGAGGGGATCGTGGGCGCCGCAGCCAACTCGCTTGAGCCCATCGTCGCGCAAGACGTCAGCAGAGACCCGCGCTACATTCGTATTTATCCAGACACGAAGTCGGAGATGGCGGTCCCGCTGATCTACCGCGGCCGGGTGATCGGCGTTGTGGACCTTGAAAGTTCCAGCGTGAATTACTTTACGGAAGAGCACGTCCGGATTTTTTCAACCCTGGGACCTCAGATCGCTATTGCCATTGAAAACGCCCGGCTCTATGAGCGCGTACTGCGAAGTGAGTCCCGGCTGGAGCGCGATCTGAAACGCGCGCAGGAAATCCAGATGCTCCTGATGCCCGGGACCTCGCCAAACATCCCGGGGCTGGAGATCGATCTGAGGTTCCAGCCGGCGCGCCAGCTGGGGGGCGACCTTTATGACTTTCTGAATTACGGCAAAGACCGCCATTTGCTGGCTGTGGGCGATGTCAGCGGCAAAGGAGCGCCGGCAGCGCTTTACGGCGCGCTCGCGGGAGGCATGTTGCGAAGCCTGGCCCCACAGCGGCTTCCCATTCCGGAAATGCTTCGCAAGCTGAACACGACACTGCTGGAACGGAGAGTGGAGGGCCACTTCATTACCATCGTTTGTGCGGTGTGGGAATCGAAGAGCATGACACTGCGCCTGGCCAACGCCGGGATGCCGCTGCCGCTTCTCATCCGCGACGGTCGGTCACGCCCCATCCAGGCCGAAGGGATTCCGCTGGGCCTGCTGGAGCAGACGGAGTACCAGGAAATCTCTCTTCAACTGAAAAAGGGCGATCTGCTCGCGTTCTTTTCCGATGGCCTGGTAGAGGCAATGAACCCCGAACTCCAGGAGTTTGGCGGGCAGAACCTGGCGCGACTGCTGCGCGAAAACGCGAAGCGGCCGCTGCGCGAGATTATTAACCTGCTGTTCGATGAGATTGCGCGGTTTGAGGGAGGGCGGCCTCCACGCGATGACCAGACGCTTGTCATGGCGCGCGTCCGCTGA
- the higA gene encoding addiction module antidote protein, HigA family — protein MRMKNPPHPGDFIRTEIIKPAGLSVTAAALSLGVSRPALASLLNSEAALSGEMALHIEKAFGVKMDALPRMRASYDIAQTRKREKQIHVRRLRQFANAHA, from the coding sequence ATGCGCATGAAAAACCCGCCCCATCCCGGAGATTTCATCCGGACCGAGATTATCAAGCCTGCCGGCCTGTCGGTGACGGCGGCAGCATTGAGCCTGGGGGTTTCCCGGCCTGCCCTGGCAAGCTTATTGAATAGCGAGGCCGCCCTCTCGGGCGAAATGGCGCTGCACATCGAGAAAGCGTTCGGCGTAAAGATGGATGCACTCCCGCGGATGCGGGCCTCATACGACATTGCTCAGACCCGCAAGCGCGAAAAGCAAATCCATGTCCGGCGGCTTCGCCAGTTCGCCAACGCTCACGCGTGA
- the pssA gene encoding CDP-diacylglycerol--serine O-phosphatidyltransferase, producing the protein MYVLPSLFTVGTLICGYYAILSTLQGSQLMAAGAAGVLASAAFDNAAKAIGWAIVFDGLDGRIARLTNSTSNFGREFDSLADVITFGLAPGVLAYAWGVRPAIDASQIPLTHHLRAVGWMIGFAYLICGAARLARFNIESAKPGVDRRYFVGLPIPAAAGVIAAVVHCEKDPLTYWPFAVVSLLAVLGLAFLMVSRVRYYTFKSVDLRRRRPYVTIIFIGLIFLAILFYSEPVLLVLALAYALSGLLHEIPGRQRPGPSVPEEVKAQ; encoded by the coding sequence ATGTACGTTCTGCCGAGCCTGTTCACTGTTGGAACGCTAATCTGTGGTTACTATGCCATTCTGAGCACTCTGCAGGGGTCGCAACTGATGGCTGCGGGCGCCGCAGGCGTGCTGGCCAGCGCTGCTTTTGACAATGCTGCCAAGGCGATCGGCTGGGCGATCGTGTTCGACGGACTCGACGGCCGTATCGCGCGCCTTACCAATTCGACTTCAAACTTTGGCCGCGAGTTCGATTCGCTGGCCGACGTGATCACTTTCGGCCTGGCTCCGGGAGTCCTTGCCTACGCATGGGGAGTGCGCCCGGCTATCGACGCTTCACAAATTCCATTGACGCACCACCTGCGCGCCGTCGGATGGATGATCGGGTTCGCTTACCTGATTTGTGGCGCGGCCCGGCTGGCGCGGTTTAACATTGAGTCCGCGAAGCCCGGCGTTGACCGCCGATACTTTGTAGGTCTGCCCATTCCGGCAGCTGCTGGCGTGATCGCCGCCGTTGTGCACTGCGAGAAGGACCCCCTCACCTACTGGCCGTTTGCTGTGGTCTCGCTGCTGGCCGTGCTGGGCCTGGCCTTCCTGATGGTCAGCCGGGTCCGCTACTACACCTTCAAGTCCGTTGATCTGCGCCGCCGGCGCCCCTATGTAACGATCATCTTCATCGGCCTCATCTTCCTGGCTATCCTGTTTTACTCGGAACCTGTCCTGTTGGTCCTGGCGCTCGCCTATGCTCTTTCCGGCCTTCTCCATGAGATACCCGGACGGCAGCGTCCCGGTCCTTCAGTTCCCGAAGAGGTAAAGGCGCAATGA
- a CDS encoding NAD(+) kinase, whose product MVFQRWDAAPDIGPQRLQALMTIKKIGIVSKPKKAEIREIVPHLVEWLRERDIEVSIDKETGSILESSEKVLTRNELPGKVDLLVVLGGDGTLLAAARALYRHEVPIFAVNLGDLGFLTVITRDELYPALEGVLSGNYRSERRVQIEGELVRTDEVLSSFRALNDVVLNKGAIARIQDFEVYADGEFISNYKSDGLIVATPTGSTAYSLAAGGPVVSPSVEAFIITPICAHTLTNRPLVLRDSARIEIVVKSQREAAYLTVDGQVGIATHSEDIIRVRKSDSFVELIQPPQRNYYEILRQKLKWGER is encoded by the coding sequence ATGGTTTTTCAACGATGGGATGCGGCGCCGGATATCGGTCCCCAGCGGCTTCAGGCTCTTATGACGATCAAGAAAATCGGAATTGTATCAAAGCCCAAGAAAGCAGAGATTCGCGAGATCGTTCCTCACCTCGTGGAGTGGCTTCGGGAGCGCGATATCGAAGTTTCCATTGATAAGGAGACAGGCTCCATCCTGGAAAGCTCGGAAAAGGTCCTCACCCGGAATGAACTTCCCGGAAAGGTTGATCTGCTGGTGGTGCTGGGAGGCGACGGCACTCTGCTTGCCGCTGCCCGCGCTCTCTACCGGCACGAAGTCCCCATTTTTGCGGTCAACCTGGGCGACCTGGGGTTTCTTACTGTGATCACGCGGGACGAGCTCTATCCAGCGCTTGAAGGCGTGTTGTCCGGAAACTACCGGTCCGAGCGACGCGTTCAGATTGAAGGCGAACTGGTCCGCACGGATGAAGTGCTCTCCTCCTTTCGGGCGCTGAACGACGTAGTCCTGAATAAAGGAGCCATTGCGCGCATTCAGGACTTTGAAGTTTATGCCGACGGCGAATTCATCTCGAACTACAAGTCCGACGGATTGATTGTGGCCACGCCGACGGGTTCTACAGCCTATTCACTGGCGGCTGGCGGACCTGTCGTATCACCTTCGGTGGAAGCCTTTATCATCACTCCCATCTGCGCGCACACCCTCACCAATCGTCCGCTGGTACTCCGGGATTCCGCCAGGATCGAGATTGTGGTGAAAAGCCAGCGTGAAGCCGCCTATCTCACCGTCGACGGCCAGGTGGGTATTGCCACGCACAGCGAAGACATCATCAGGGTCCGCAAGTCCGATTCCTTCGTCGAACTGATCCAGCCGCCGCAAAGAAACTACTATGAAATTCTTCGCCAGAAGCTCAAGTGGGGAGAGCGGTAG
- the lysA gene encoding diaminopimelate decarboxylase encodes MEHFHYVQNSLHCEGAPLAEVAARFGTPAYVYSQSTIVENFDEIKGRLAGIPSLVCYSVKANSNLKILNLLRQAGAGFDIVSRGELVRALKAGAKPDTIVFSGVGKEEAEIDAALTAGILMFNVESPGELDAIACRARHLNKQANISIRVNPDVEADTHPYISTGQFIHKFGVPKDQAVELFRRAATIPELRVRGIACHIGSQILDVNPFVKALEEILELAQLLERDGIRLEFLDLGGGYGIRYVDEDPLEIDRLMAELKKRLAGTPYRLILEPGRALVGNAGALLTRVLYIKNTGKKHFVVVDAGMNDLMRPTLYGSLHQILPVERRTESTFTADVVGPLCETGDFLARDREIPCLEPGDLVAVMTTGAYGYVLSSNYNSRPRPPEVMVSGSEVELIRHREKLEDLIAGEVF; translated from the coding sequence ATGGAACACTTTCACTACGTCCAGAACAGCCTGCACTGCGAGGGCGCGCCACTTGCCGAGGTGGCCGCGCGGTTCGGCACGCCTGCTTACGTTTACAGCCAGTCGACGATTGTGGAGAACTTCGATGAAATCAAGGGCCGGCTGGCCGGAATTCCCAGCCTGGTCTGTTACTCGGTAAAAGCCAATTCCAATCTCAAGATCCTTAATCTGCTGCGACAGGCTGGAGCAGGCTTTGACATCGTTTCCCGGGGCGAACTGGTCCGCGCGCTCAAGGCGGGAGCAAAGCCGGACACAATTGTGTTCTCCGGAGTAGGCAAGGAAGAAGCGGAAATTGACGCGGCACTCACCGCGGGTATCCTGATGTTCAATGTGGAATCGCCGGGAGAGCTGGATGCCATCGCGTGCCGGGCTCGCCATCTGAATAAGCAGGCCAACATTTCCATTCGCGTCAATCCCGACGTCGAGGCTGACACGCATCCTTACATTTCAACCGGGCAGTTCATCCACAAGTTCGGTGTGCCGAAAGACCAGGCTGTGGAACTCTTCCGGCGCGCCGCTACCATTCCTGAGCTGCGAGTGCGGGGTATCGCGTGCCACATCGGGTCACAGATCCTCGATGTCAACCCTTTCGTTAAGGCGCTCGAAGAAATCCTGGAGCTTGCGCAATTGCTCGAACGCGATGGCATCCGGCTGGAATTCCTTGATCTCGGCGGAGGCTATGGCATCCGTTACGTGGATGAAGACCCGCTGGAAATCGACCGTCTGATGGCAGAATTGAAGAAACGGCTGGCCGGCACGCCTTATCGGCTGATCCTCGAGCCAGGGCGCGCGCTGGTGGGCAATGCCGGAGCGCTCCTGACGCGCGTTCTCTATATCAAAAACACAGGGAAAAAACACTTCGTGGTGGTTGACGCCGGCATGAACGACCTGATGCGCCCCACGCTCTACGGTTCCTTGCACCAGATTCTCCCCGTCGAGCGCCGCACGGAAAGCACCTTCACGGCGGACGTGGTGGGGCCGCTGTGCGAGACGGGAGACTTCCTGGCGCGCGACCGTGAAATACCCTGCCTCGAACCGGGCGACCTGGTGGCTGTGATGACAACCGGCGCTTACGGGTACGTCCTCTCTTCGAATTACAATTCCCGCCCCCGCCCGCCTGAGGTGATGGTCTCCGGCAGTGAAGTCGAATTGATTCGCCATCGGGAAAAATTGGAAGACTTGATAGCCGGAGAAGTTTTCTAA
- a CDS encoding DUF465 domain-containing protein, translating to MSTPTEAIRDKSMANNLEYQRLYEEHGRYAAQLDCLEAKPFLTEEEKLEEAKLKKLKLRLKDRMAALLKNGKPAA from the coding sequence GTGAGCACCCCTACCGAGGCCATCCGGGATAAATCGATGGCCAACAATTTGGAGTATCAGCGCCTTTACGAAGAGCATGGCCGGTACGCAGCCCAGTTGGATTGCTTGGAAGCCAAGCCTTTCCTCACAGAAGAGGAAAAGCTTGAGGAAGCCAAACTTAAGAAGCTTAAGCTGCGTTTGAAGGACAGGATGGCCGCGCTTCTGAAGAACGGGAAACCGGCTGCGTAG
- the deoC gene encoding deoxyribose-phosphate aldolase has product MESHTEPSALENRSLLDLRSASALARIIDHTMLRPHGTSKDMERFCREAAALGVGAVAIHQVWVPLAARTLRGTGIKVGTVVGFPFGAIHASVKRAEAEASIRAGAEELDMVMNIGALRSGNLETVLSDIRGVVSIAHSSGCILKVILENAYLSDEQKVTACQIAMQAGADYVKTSTGFGPSGATEADVQLMRRTVGASMGVKAAGGIRSLHDALKMLEAGADRLGTSASAAILAEAARSLG; this is encoded by the coding sequence ATGGAGAGTCATACGGAGCCGTCAGCCCTCGAAAACCGCTCTCTGCTGGACTTACGGAGCGCCAGCGCTCTCGCGCGCATCATTGACCACACCATGCTGCGCCCGCATGGTACTTCGAAAGATATGGAGCGATTCTGCCGTGAAGCGGCAGCGCTGGGCGTTGGCGCCGTTGCCATCCACCAGGTCTGGGTGCCGCTGGCGGCCAGAACTTTGCGGGGCACAGGAATCAAAGTAGGGACGGTCGTGGGCTTCCCTTTCGGTGCTATCCACGCTTCCGTCAAGAGAGCGGAAGCCGAGGCGTCCATTCGCGCGGGCGCAGAAGAACTTGATATGGTGATGAACATTGGGGCATTGCGATCCGGCAATCTGGAGACTGTTCTGAGTGATATTCGAGGCGTGGTAAGCATCGCGCACAGTTCGGGCTGCATCCTAAAGGTGATCCTGGAGAATGCTTACCTTTCTGACGAGCAGAAGGTCACAGCCTGCCAGATCGCCATGCAGGCGGGCGCAGACTACGTCAAAACCTCAACAGGATTCGGGCCGTCGGGCGCCACAGAGGCCGATGTGCAGCTGATGCGCAGGACAGTCGGGGCATCGATGGGCGTGAAAGCAGCCGGTGGCATCCGGTCGCTCCATGATGCGCTGAAGATGCTGGAGGCAGGCGCGGACAGGCTTGGAACCAGCGCATCTGCTGCGATTCTGGCAGAAGCCGCCCGCTCCCTGGGATGA
- the tsaB gene encoding tRNA (adenosine(37)-N6)-threonylcarbamoyltransferase complex dimerization subunit type 1 TsaB — protein MRILAIDTTSEHGGAAVCSGDACLSLVQNEEPASRYAVTLFELADRALAQAGVGFSDIELYAVSNGPGSFTGIRVGLAAAQGWAKAFERPVIGVNLLEAMVERAHPVTDWAVPVLDARRGEFFAGLYRRMADTTGQHDEFEPAGSGQLVHPERLSSMLEALNRGGQCRTYSGGTIALLMRAHDLKARSLPESLSQEIAAIDIPGTLLEAIARVALRAFEQGESSSPGELDACYIRRSDAELNWRPSVVKAGS, from the coding sequence ATGCGAATCCTGGCAATCGACACAACCAGTGAACATGGGGGCGCTGCGGTTTGCAGCGGGGATGCCTGCCTGTCCCTTGTTCAAAACGAGGAGCCGGCTTCCCGTTATGCGGTGACCTTGTTTGAGCTGGCGGACCGGGCGCTTGCGCAGGCCGGGGTCGGCTTTTCTGATATCGAGCTTTACGCGGTGTCAAATGGGCCGGGTTCATTCACTGGAATCCGCGTTGGACTTGCGGCGGCTCAGGGATGGGCAAAGGCTTTCGAGCGGCCTGTCATAGGAGTGAATCTGCTCGAGGCCATGGTCGAGCGGGCACATCCCGTGACCGACTGGGCCGTGCCGGTCCTCGATGCGCGCCGCGGAGAATTCTTTGCCGGCCTCTACCGAAGGATGGCCGATACTACCGGACAGCACGACGAATTTGAACCGGCTGGCTCGGGCCAGCTTGTGCATCCAGAACGCCTTAGCAGCATGCTGGAGGCGCTCAATCGAGGGGGACAGTGCAGAACCTATAGTGGCGGGACGATTGCCTTACTGATGCGCGCCCATGACCTGAAAGCACGGTCCCTGCCGGAAAGCCTGTCGCAGGAAATTGCTGCAATTGACATTCCAGGGACACTGCTTGAAGCCATTGCGAGGGTGGCGCTTCGTGCTTTCGAGCAAGGTGAAAGTTCCTCGCCAGGTGAACTTGACGCGTGCTACATTCGCCGCTCTGACGCGGAATTGAACTGGCGGCCCTCGGTGGTAAAGGCAGGAAGCTGA
- a CDS encoding transposase: protein MSRLRRLVLSDRYFYVTCNLHRSRKKLRDADFRILARVISARRIEHEFLLTAWVFLPDHWHAVIGVRYPKTISVVMESIKVSSTRQMNSRRKQAGRLWQGRFFDRALRTVREYNRAVEYIHLNPVKAALVQRVEDWPWSSAREYSGSIQDETTRHPLLPIDRVLLPSDQRTRI, encoded by the coding sequence ATGTCACGTTTGCGGCGGCTGGTGTTGAGCGATCGATATTTCTATGTGACCTGCAATCTGCATCGGTCGCGAAAGAAACTGCGGGATGCCGATTTCAGGATTCTGGCCCGGGTCATATCTGCGCGGCGGATTGAACACGAGTTCCTGCTGACAGCGTGGGTTTTCCTGCCGGACCATTGGCATGCGGTGATCGGGGTGCGATATCCGAAAACGATTTCGGTGGTAATGGAATCGATCAAAGTGAGCTCCACGCGCCAGATGAACAGCCGACGGAAGCAAGCGGGAAGGCTCTGGCAGGGCCGGTTCTTTGACCGTGCGCTGAGGACGGTGAGGGAATACAACAGGGCAGTGGAATATATCCACCTGAATCCGGTCAAGGCGGCGCTGGTTCAGCGGGTCGAAGATTGGCCGTGGTCAAGCGCGAGAGAATATTCGGGATCTATCCAGGACGAGACCACGCGGCATCCGTTGCTGCCCATTGACCGCGTCCTGCTGCCATCGGACCAGCGAACGCGAATCTGA
- a CDS encoding phosphatidylserine decarboxylase, with amino-acid sequence MHPTAMVKDGYWYSLPLILIGGGLLGFGFFWPGKFFFFAAAIFFAFALFVLNFFRDPERLVPSGPGVIVSPADGRVVEIRSEEKTGRACQRISIFMSPFNVHVNRSPVAGRIESMVYRKGSFRMASEPRASVENECNTFTVAGENGEVVVRQIAGVLARRIVFWKKIGDYVGRGDRVGMIKFGSRVEILLSPDVVLSVKIGDHVKAGSTIIGIRR; translated from the coding sequence GTGCACCCAACAGCTATGGTGAAAGACGGGTATTGGTATAGTCTGCCGCTGATTTTGATTGGGGGAGGGCTGCTGGGTTTTGGGTTCTTCTGGCCAGGCAAGTTCTTCTTTTTTGCCGCTGCAATCTTTTTTGCCTTCGCGCTGTTTGTCCTGAATTTCTTTCGTGACCCCGAACGGCTGGTTCCGTCGGGCCCAGGGGTGATTGTTTCCCCGGCAGACGGACGCGTAGTGGAGATTCGATCCGAGGAAAAAACCGGCCGTGCCTGCCAGCGAATCAGCATCTTTATGTCGCCTTTCAACGTTCACGTAAACCGCTCGCCTGTCGCGGGTAGAATCGAGAGCATGGTTTATCGCAAAGGGTCCTTTCGGATGGCTTCAGAACCTCGCGCCTCGGTTGAAAATGAATGCAACACGTTCACGGTTGCCGGAGAAAACGGCGAGGTCGTTGTCCGCCAGATTGCCGGTGTCCTGGCACGGCGGATTGTCTTCTGGAAAAAAATTGGCGACTACGTGGGCCGTGGAGACCGGGTCGGGATGATCAAGTTCGGGTCGCGGGTGGAGATCCTGCTTTCCCCTGACGTGGTCCTCTCCGTCAAAATCGGCGATCATGTGAAAGCCGGGAGCACGATCATTGGAATCAGGAGATGA
- the rimI gene encoding ribosomal-protein-alanine N-acetyltransferase yields the protein MSKSDAAFFPEKPNKPPEPQVFDPAAKVHLRLFSRDDLDAVLGIQNASRTIARWRRRDFEQMAVDPRGMILVAESEARMLPEIVGFAALYRIDRESELWNIAVEMGHRRQGVGRALLRESCIRLSEAGVHRLFLEVRESNLPAVELYYSFGFELLGRRKDYYLNPREDALVLVYKLVQSTS from the coding sequence TTGAGTAAGTCGGACGCAGCCTTCTTCCCAGAAAAACCCAATAAGCCTCCCGAACCTCAAGTGTTTGATCCTGCGGCCAAGGTGCATCTCAGGCTGTTCTCACGGGATGATCTGGATGCCGTCCTCGGGATCCAGAATGCCTCCAGGACGATCGCGCGCTGGCGAAGGCGTGATTTTGAACAAATGGCCGTCGACCCGCGCGGAATGATCCTGGTGGCAGAATCCGAGGCCCGTATGTTGCCGGAAATTGTGGGGTTCGCCGCCCTGTATCGAATCGATAGAGAATCAGAACTCTGGAATATCGCCGTCGAGATGGGGCATCGGCGCCAGGGCGTTGGCCGGGCACTGCTCCGGGAATCGTGCATAAGACTGTCTGAGGCAGGCGTACACAGGCTGTTCCTGGAGGTAAGGGAATCAAACCTGCCGGCAGTGGAGCTTTATTATTCCTTTGGCTTTGAGCTACTGGGCCGCCGAAAGGACTATTATCTGAATCCCAGAGAAGACGCTCTGGTTCTTGTCTATAAGCTCGTTCAGTCCACATCCTAA
- a CDS encoding metallopeptidase family protein, with protein sequence MSSGTHLKPAGMYNGSVERQRFEQLANEVLADLPEPFRSRLSNLAIIVEDSPPQEPYRGALLLGLFSGVPRTLKSVFSADPPDHIFLYQKNIEAVCSTEAQVVQQIRDTLLHEIGHYFGLSEEELRNI encoded by the coding sequence ATGTCAAGTGGAACCCACTTGAAACCGGCTGGCATGTACAATGGATCGGTGGAGCGCCAGCGTTTCGAACAACTTGCTAATGAAGTCCTGGCGGACCTGCCCGAGCCGTTTCGAAGCAGGCTATCCAACCTTGCCATCATTGTTGAAGATTCTCCGCCGCAGGAGCCTTATCGCGGAGCTCTGTTGCTAGGACTTTTCTCAGGGGTCCCAAGGACCTTGAAAAGCGTCTTTTCTGCCGATCCTCCCGATCACATATTTCTGTACCAGAAGAACATCGAGGCCGTATGCTCGACCGAAGCGCAAGTTGTGCAGCAGATTCGTGATACCCTTCTCCACGAAATCGGGCACTATTTCGGACTCAGCGAAGAAGAACTCCGAAACATTTGA